A segment of the Acidobacteriota bacterium genome:
CAACAAGATTAAATTGGTCAGTCATCGCTCGTTTGGATTTAGAAAGCCTGAGTTCTTTATCACAGCTATTTATCATTGCTGTGCTGATCTGCCTGTAAATCTATGATCACTTTTTGGAGAGGAACCAGAAAAGATAAGAACATCTCTTCTTCCCGATAACTTCCAGCCGAAGACTTTCCTAACCGAATACCAGAAATTTGTAGAATACGCGAACGCTATCGATCATCAGCAAGCATCGGGATCTTGATCCCGCCCTTCTTCGCGAAGTAGATTGCCTCTTCATACCCGGCATCGGCATGACGTATGACTCCGGTCCCAGGGTCCGTCGTAAGGACTCTTAATATCCTTTCCTCTGTTTGCTTCGTTCCATCGGCCACCATGACCATTCCGGCATGGATGGAATAACCGATTCCCACTCCGCCGCCATGATGGACAGAGACCCATGAGGCGCCGGCCGCTGTATTCAGAAGAGCGTTCAGAATGGGCCAGTCGGCAACGGCATCGGAACCATCCCGCATCCCTTCCGTCTCGCGGTTCGGTGATGCGACGGAGCCGCTGTCCAGATGGTCCCTCCCGATCACAATGGGGGCTTTTACTTGTCCAGAAGCTACGAGATCGTTGAAGATCTTTCCCATTCTGGATCTCTCGCCATAACCCAGCCAGCATATCCGTGCCGGGAGCCCTTGGAATTGAACCCGCTCGCGCGCAAGCCTGATCCATCGGCACAGAGCCTCATCGTCAGGGAAGATATTCATGACTGCTTCATCCGTCCTGTAGATATCTTCTGGATCTCCCGAAAGGGCAACCCAGCGAAAAGGGCCTTTACCTGCACAGAAGAGGGGCCGTATGTACTCGGAAACGAAGCCGGGGACATCGAAGGCGTTTTCGACGCCGGCTGCCTTCGCCTGGGCACGCAGATTGTTGCCATAATCGAAGGCGACAGCTCCCATCTTCTTCAGTTCAAGAATGCCTCTCATATGTTCCGCCATCGCTTTCATGGATCTCTCGACGTATTCATTCGGGTTGCTCTTTCTAAGATCCAGAGCTTCCTCGTAAGGGATCTTGTTTGGAACGTAGCCGTTTAGGGCATCGTGCGCAGAGGTCTGATCTGTAACCACGTCAGGTATGATTTTTCTTCTCGCGAGTTCCGGCAGTATATCAGCGGCGTTGCCGTGGAGAGCGACTGACCTGGCCATTCCATTTTCTCTGGCGTATAACGCGATCTTCAGAGCTTCGTTGAGATCCTCGACCATCTCATCACAGTATCCAGTCCTGATCCTTCTCGATATCCTCTCACGGTCCACTTCTACGGCGATAATGGCTCCACCGTTCATGGTAGCGGCGAGGGGCTGGGCTCCGCCCATTCCTCCCAGCCCTGCCGTAACAACCAGCTTTCTCTTCAGGGAACCGTCAAAATGCTTCCTGGAGAGGGAGGCCAGCGTTTCATAGGTTCCCTGGAGAATCCCCTGCGTACCGATGTAAATCCAGGAACCTGCCGTCATCTGGCCGTACATCATGAGGCCCTTTCTGTCCAGTTCTCTGAAATGGTTCCAGTTTCCCCAGGCGGGAACGAGCATGGCATTGGAGATCAGTACTCTGGGGGACCAGGTGTGAGTCTTGAAGATGCCGACAGGCTTTCCAGACTGAACGAGAAGCGTCTCATCGTTGTCAAGGTTCTTCAACGATGATATGATGACGTCAAAGCATTCCCAGTTTCTTGCAGCCTTTCCGGATCCGCCGTAGACGATGAGCTCATCGGGTTTTTCAGCAACGTCAGGGTCGAGGTTGTTCATGAGCATCCTCATGGCGGCTTCCTGCGTCCATCCCCTGCATGAGATCGCAGTTCCCCTGGGAGCATGAATCTCTCTCTTTGTTTTGATATCCATATTCTTTCCCCCGATTGAATGAAGGCTTATTCTTCTTATGATG
Coding sequences within it:
- the hutU gene encoding urocanate hydratase, giving the protein MDIKTKREIHAPRGTAISCRGWTQEAAMRMLMNNLDPDVAEKPDELIVYGGSGKAARNWECFDVIISSLKNLDNDETLLVQSGKPVGIFKTHTWSPRVLISNAMLVPAWGNWNHFRELDRKGLMMYGQMTAGSWIYIGTQGILQGTYETLASLSRKHFDGSLKRKLVVTAGLGGMGGAQPLAATMNGGAIIAVEVDRERISRRIRTGYCDEMVEDLNEALKIALYARENGMARSVALHGNAADILPELARRKIIPDVVTDQTSAHDALNGYVPNKIPYEEALDLRKSNPNEYVERSMKAMAEHMRGILELKKMGAVAFDYGNNLRAQAKAAGVENAFDVPGFVSEYIRPLFCAGKGPFRWVALSGDPEDIYRTDEAVMNIFPDDEALCRWIRLARERVQFQGLPARICWLGYGERSRMGKIFNDLVASGQVKAPIVIGRDHLDSGSVASPNRETEGMRDGSDAVADWPILNALLNTAAGASWVSVHHGGGVGIGYSIHAGMVMVADGTKQTEERILRVLTTDPGTGVIRHADAGYEEAIYFAKKGGIKIPMLADDR